Proteins found in one Gemmatimonadota bacterium genomic segment:
- the floA gene encoding flotillin-like protein FloA (flotillin-like protein involved in membrane lipid rafts), giving the protein MGDELFFASTILAAVAAVVLVAILFWAIPVKLWLEAIFSGVRVGIGQLVGMRLRRVNPAAVVRPLISATKAGLPLNSHELEAHYLAGGDVERVVRALISADKANIDLSFQQAAAIDLAGRDVFEAVQVSVNPKVITTPRVAAMAKDGIQLIAIARVTVRANINRLVGGAGEETIVARVGEGIVSNIGSAESHKAVLENPDNISKTVLAKGLDSGTAFEILSIDIADVDVGKNIGAELQTDQAEADKRIAQAKAEERHAMALAQEQEMRAKVQEMRAELVAAESKVPLAIAEAFRSGNLGVMDYVRYRNVQADTEMRAAIAGGDSNDGPASPVG; this is encoded by the coding sequence ATGGGCGACGAGCTGTTCTTCGCATCGACGATCCTCGCCGCCGTGGCGGCGGTCGTCCTGGTGGCGATCCTGTTCTGGGCCATCCCGGTGAAGCTGTGGCTGGAGGCCATCTTCTCCGGCGTGCGCGTCGGGATCGGCCAGTTGGTGGGGATGCGGCTCCGGCGGGTGAACCCCGCCGCGGTGGTGCGCCCGCTCATCTCGGCCACCAAGGCCGGGCTGCCGCTCAACTCGCACGAGCTCGAGGCGCATTACCTCGCGGGGGGCGACGTCGAGCGCGTGGTGCGGGCGCTGATCAGCGCCGACAAGGCCAACATCGACCTGTCCTTCCAGCAGGCCGCGGCCATCGACCTCGCGGGCCGTGACGTCTTCGAGGCCGTGCAGGTGTCCGTGAACCCCAAGGTGATTACCACGCCGCGCGTGGCCGCCATGGCCAAGGACGGCATCCAGCTCATCGCCATCGCGCGCGTCACGGTGCGCGCCAACATCAACCGCCTCGTCGGCGGTGCAGGGGAGGAGACCATCGTCGCCCGCGTGGGCGAGGGCATCGTGTCGAACATCGGCTCTGCCGAGTCCCACAAGGCCGTGCTCGAGAACCCGGACAACATCTCCAAGACCGTGCTGGCCAAGGGCCTCGATTCCGGCACGGCGTTCGAGATCCTCTCCATCGACATCGCCGACGTGGACGTGGGCAAGAACATCGGCGCCGAGCTGCAGACGGATCAGGCCGAGGCGGACAAGCGCATCGCGCAGGCCAAGGCCGAGGAGCGTCACGCCATGGCGCTGGCGCAGGAGCAGGAGATGCGCGCCAAGGTGCAGGAGATGCGTGCGGAGCTGGTGGCCGCCGAGTCCAAGGTGCCGCTGGCGATCGCCGAGGCCTTCCGGAGCGGCAACCTCGGCGTCATGGACTACGTGCGCTACCGGAACGTCCAGGCCGACACCGAGATGCGCGCGGCCATCGCGGGTGGGGACTCCAACGACGGGCCGGCGTCGCCGGTCGGTTGA
- a CDS encoding carboxypeptidase-like regulatory domain-containing protein — protein MQRSLSLALLLLLASGVGLTAQQAAEGPAPLIGTIVDGQTGTPLLGAWIGPRGEDWGTYTREDGRFHLPDVRQGPALYDVEMLGYARRVVEIAPGAPVRIDMDPDPLVLEGLTVVADRFKRRRNAYAYSVNTIERDELLFSGAADLLDFIRGRAGVFTTPCPAGGAFRFASFDCAVVRGRPTEITVCLDEAPLLGGADQLRMIPPQELHMVEVYRRGAHIRVYTEQFMARAARRRLTVPPLGFGFC, from the coding sequence GTGCAGAGAAGCCTGTCCCTCGCTCTCCTGCTTCTCCTGGCCTCCGGGGTCGGCCTGACCGCACAGCAGGCCGCGGAAGGCCCCGCGCCGCTGATCGGCACCATCGTGGACGGGCAGACCGGCACGCCCCTGCTCGGCGCCTGGATCGGACCGCGGGGCGAGGACTGGGGGACCTACACCCGGGAGGACGGTCGCTTCCATCTGCCGGACGTGCGCCAGGGACCGGCGCTCTACGACGTCGAGATGCTCGGATACGCACGGCGGGTCGTGGAGATCGCGCCGGGCGCGCCGGTGCGGATCGACATGGATCCCGACCCGCTGGTGCTCGAAGGCCTCACCGTGGTGGCAGACCGCTTCAAGCGGAGACGCAACGCCTATGCGTACTCGGTGAACACGATCGAGCGGGACGAGCTGCTGTTCTCGGGTGCGGCCGACCTGCTCGACTTCATCCGCGGCCGCGCCGGCGTCTTCACCACACCCTGCCCGGCCGGGGGTGCGTTCCGCTTCGCGTCGTTCGATTGTGCCGTGGTGCGCGGCCGTCCCACCGAGATCACCGTGTGCCTGGACGAAGCCCCGCTGCTCGGCGGAGCGGATCAACTGCGCATGATCCCGCCGCAGGAGCTCCACATGGTGGAGGTCTATCGCCGGGGTGCCCACATCCGCGTGTACACGGAGCAGTTCATGGCCCGCGCAGCGCGGCGCCGGCTCACGGTGCCACCCCTGGGCTTCGGGTTCTGCTGA
- a CDS encoding enoyl-CoA hydratase/isomerase family protein: MSDKTLVHYEAKDGVALLTLDDPPANTYTHEMMRQLDEAIVRARFDDSVQVIVITGKGEKFFSAGANIQMLSEVTSGFKYCFCLHANETLNRLEHTPKLTIAALNGHTVGGGLEIAMAADLRIARKGAGKCGLPEVTLGVLPGTGGTQRLVRIVGKSRAIELMATGETFDFEKAEQLGLVNQVWETESHADFMEKIMEYAKQFTPPNKASKAVGNIKRSVQTGAEVPFELALALERELQQQLFQSEDAREGLNAYVQKRTPQFQGR, encoded by the coding sequence ATGAGCGACAAGACGCTGGTCCATTACGAAGCCAAGGACGGGGTCGCCCTGCTGACGCTGGACGACCCGCCGGCCAACACCTACACGCACGAGATGATGCGCCAGCTGGACGAGGCCATCGTGCGTGCGCGCTTCGACGACTCGGTCCAGGTGATCGTGATCACCGGCAAGGGCGAGAAGTTCTTCAGCGCCGGCGCCAACATCCAGATGCTGTCCGAGGTCACGTCGGGCTTCAAGTACTGCTTCTGCCTGCACGCGAACGAGACGCTCAACCGCCTCGAGCACACGCCCAAGCTCACCATCGCCGCGCTGAACGGGCACACCGTGGGCGGCGGACTGGAGATCGCCATGGCGGCGGACCTCCGCATCGCGCGCAAGGGCGCCGGCAAGTGCGGCCTGCCCGAGGTGACGCTGGGCGTGCTGCCCGGCACGGGTGGCACCCAGCGGCTCGTGCGCATCGTCGGGAAGTCGCGCGCCATCGAGCTCATGGCCACGGGCGAGACCTTCGACTTCGAGAAGGCCGAGCAGCTGGGCCTCGTCAACCAGGTCTGGGAGACGGAGAGCCACGCGGACTTCATGGAGAAGATCATGGAGTACGCGAAGCAGTTCACGCCGCCCAACAAGGCCTCGAAGGCGGTGGGCAACATCAAGCGCTCCGTCCAGACCGGCGCCGAGGTGCCCTTCGAGCTGGCCCTGGCCCTCGAGCGCGAGCTGCAGCAGCAGCTCTTCCAGAGCGAGGACGCGCGCGAAGGCCTCAACGCCTACGTCCAGAAGCGCACGCCGCAGTTCCAGGGCCGCTGA
- a CDS encoding NfeD family protein, giving the protein MTRSTAFPLLLLMAGAVAAPALQAQAVVRVPVTGTVELGLAPFIERAVHEAEAAGARAVVLDIDTPGGRVDAAERIADAVRDTEVPVYAFVNRRAFSAGALIALATDRVYMLPGSVIGAATPVGGTGEKAPEKIVSAMRSEMRALAEEHGLDPRVAEAMVDEEIEIEGVIERGKLLTLTTAEAEALGYAEQVESWDALVVAVGGSATTPVQDVQTNWAEKLVRVLTHPAVAPFLLSIGFLGLLVEIKTPGLGLGGAAGFLALSLFFGSHLILGLAGWEDMLVFGLGVVLLAVEAFVLPGFGIFGVLGIGGVAAGLYMSMLGSFPTTADLAQATGVLGASVIMMVVTGWALLRRIPTSGRLARRGILLETETDRSLGYISAAVRADLIGREGVADTDLRPTGAGLFGDERIDVVSETGWIPRGGRIRVVQSQGYRHVVRGITE; this is encoded by the coding sequence ATGACACGCTCCACGGCGTTCCCGCTTCTCCTCCTGATGGCGGGCGCAGTCGCCGCACCCGCTCTCCAGGCCCAGGCCGTCGTCCGCGTTCCCGTGACCGGTACGGTCGAGCTGGGGCTGGCGCCGTTCATCGAACGCGCCGTCCACGAGGCCGAGGCCGCCGGCGCCCGGGCCGTCGTGCTGGACATCGACACCCCGGGCGGCCGCGTGGACGCGGCCGAGCGCATCGCCGATGCCGTGCGCGACACCGAGGTGCCCGTCTACGCGTTCGTCAATCGCCGTGCCTTCTCGGCCGGCGCCCTGATCGCGCTGGCGACCGACCGCGTCTACATGCTGCCGGGCTCCGTCATCGGGGCGGCGACGCCCGTCGGTGGCACGGGCGAGAAGGCTCCCGAGAAGATCGTCTCGGCCATGCGTAGCGAGATGCGCGCGCTGGCGGAGGAGCACGGGCTGGACCCGCGCGTGGCCGAGGCCATGGTGGACGAGGAGATCGAGATCGAGGGCGTGATCGAGCGCGGCAAGCTGCTCACGCTCACGACGGCCGAGGCGGAGGCCCTGGGCTACGCGGAGCAGGTGGAGAGCTGGGACGCCCTGGTCGTCGCGGTCGGGGGCTCGGCCACGACCCCGGTCCAGGACGTCCAGACCAATTGGGCGGAGAAGCTGGTGCGCGTGCTGACGCACCCCGCCGTCGCTCCCTTCCTGCTGTCCATCGGGTTCCTGGGCCTCCTGGTCGAGATCAAGACGCCCGGTCTGGGGCTCGGGGGGGCGGCGGGTTTCCTGGCGCTTTCGCTGTTCTTCGGCTCGCACCTCATCCTGGGGCTGGCCGGCTGGGAGGACATGCTGGTGTTCGGGCTGGGCGTGGTGCTGCTCGCCGTCGAAGCGTTCGTCCTGCCCGGCTTCGGGATCTTCGGGGTGCTGGGCATCGGTGGGGTGGCCGCCGGGCTCTACATGAGCATGCTGGGCTCCTTCCCCACCACGGCGGACCTCGCGCAGGCCACCGGCGTGCTGGGCGCCTCGGTCATCATGATGGTCGTGACGGGGTGGGCGCTCCTGCGCCGTATCCCGACGAGCGGTCGCCTGGCCCGGCGCGGCATCCTGCTCGAGACGGAGACCGACCGCTCGCTCGGCTACATCTCGGCGGCCGTGCGCGCCGACCTGATCGGACGCGAGGGCGTGGCCGACACCGATCTGCGCCCCACCGGCGCCGGTCTGTTCGGGGACGAGCGCATCGACGTGGTTTCGGAGACGGGATGGATCCCCCGGGGCGGACGCATCCGCGTCGTCCAGTCCCAGGGCTACAGACACGTGGTACGCGGGATCACGGAGTAA
- a CDS encoding thiolase family protein, with product MPRDVWIVDALRTPIGRHGGALAPVRPDDLAAVTLTALLARTGLDPALLDDVIFGCTNQAGEDNRNVARMALLRAGLPVTVPGVTVNRLCGSGMQAVHQAFHQIRAGEGEVFIAGGVESMSRAPWVTLKPDTGWPRGAPEVADTVLGWRFTNPALPAQWTIGLGETAEVVADEFGVTREAQDAFALESQRRAGAALDAGRFVDEIAPVSIPQRKGDPVVVDTDEHPRPDTTAEALARLRPVFKTGGTVTAGNSSGLNDGAAALLVMEAERARALGLSPLARVVSTGTAGLEPHRMGMGPVPASRTALTRAGLAAPDVDLVELNEAFAAQALPCMAELELDPARVNVNGGAIALGHPVGCSGARILVTLVHEMKRRGSGSGLASMCIGVGQGIATVVEGA from the coding sequence ATGCCCCGAGACGTCTGGATCGTCGACGCCCTTCGCACGCCCATCGGCCGCCATGGAGGCGCGCTCGCGCCGGTCCGCCCGGATGACCTGGCGGCCGTCACGCTGACCGCCCTTCTCGCGCGGACCGGCCTCGACCCCGCCCTCCTCGACGACGTGATCTTCGGCTGCACCAACCAGGCGGGCGAGGACAACCGCAACGTGGCGCGCATGGCCCTCCTGCGGGCCGGGCTGCCGGTCACGGTGCCCGGCGTGACGGTCAACCGCCTCTGCGGATCCGGCATGCAGGCGGTCCACCAGGCCTTCCACCAGATCCGCGCCGGCGAGGGCGAGGTGTTCATCGCGGGCGGTGTGGAGAGCATGAGCCGGGCGCCGTGGGTGACCCTCAAGCCGGACACGGGCTGGCCGCGGGGCGCGCCCGAGGTGGCGGACACCGTCCTGGGGTGGCGCTTCACCAATCCGGCGCTCCCCGCACAGTGGACCATCGGGCTCGGCGAGACCGCCGAGGTGGTGGCGGACGAATTCGGCGTCACGCGGGAAGCGCAGGACGCCTTCGCGTTGGAGAGCCAGCGGCGGGCCGGAGCCGCGCTCGACGCGGGCCGCTTCGTGGACGAGATCGCGCCCGTGAGCATCCCCCAGCGCAAGGGGGACCCCGTGGTGGTGGACACCGACGAGCACCCGCGGCCGGACACCACGGCCGAGGCGCTCGCCCGCCTGCGTCCGGTCTTCAAGACCGGAGGGACGGTCACGGCCGGCAACTCGTCCGGGCTGAACGACGGGGCAGCGGCCCTCCTGGTCATGGAGGCCGAGCGGGCCCGGGCCCTGGGGCTCTCCCCGCTGGCCCGGGTGGTCTCCACGGGCACGGCCGGCCTGGAGCCGCATCGCATGGGGATGGGGCCGGTCCCGGCCAGTCGCACCGCCCTGACGCGCGCGGGTCTGGCCGCACCGGACGTGGACCTCGTGGAGCTGAACGAGGCGTTCGCCGCGCAGGCGCTGCCCTGCATGGCGGAGCTCGAGCTGGATCCGGCGCGCGTGAACGTGAACGGCGGCGCCATCGCCCTGGGGCATCCGGTCGGCTGCTCCGGCGCGCGCATCCTGGTGACGCTCGTGCACGAGATGAAGCGGCGCGGCAGCGGCAGCGGCCTCGCGAGCATGTGCATCGGCGTGGGCCAGGGCATTGCCACCGTCGTGGAGGGCGCATGA
- a CDS encoding aldehyde dehydrogenase family protein, translated as MEGVRTQLWIGGEWSDATDGSAVADVNPATHEVIAEIQFAGAADVDRAVQSARSALGPWAALNPHERSRLLWRLSDLIEANAQELARLETADNGKPLFESLKVDLPSIVENFRYFAGLADKVQGATIPVAGPFLNYTLREPVGVVGIIVPWNFPLSLAAWKVAPALACGNTVVLKPAEETPLTALRLGELAHEAGFPPGVLNVLAGDGETAGAALVAHPDVDAIAFTGSTEVGRIVMRSAADTLKKVSLELGGKSPNIVFADADLKAAVRGASTGIYYGKGEVCAAGSRILVQASVYDDFVEAFAARAASMTIGDPMDSKTRVGAIVSERQLERVLGYVEAGKREGARLVCGGERATVDGRGNFVTATAFADVDPGMTIAREEIFGPVASILRFEDVEDAVRIGNETIYGLAAGVWTRDVGKAHRVARELQAGTVWVNTYNQYDSASPFGGYKSSGFGRDLGYQSALEKYTQTKSVWVAVDG; from the coding sequence ATGGAGGGTGTGCGCACGCAGCTCTGGATCGGCGGGGAATGGTCGGACGCCACCGACGGTTCCGCCGTCGCGGACGTGAATCCGGCCACGCACGAGGTCATCGCCGAGATCCAGTTCGCGGGTGCCGCCGACGTCGACCGCGCGGTGCAGTCCGCGCGGTCGGCGCTCGGACCCTGGGCGGCGCTGAATCCTCACGAGCGCAGCCGTCTGCTGTGGCGTCTGTCGGACCTCATCGAGGCAAACGCGCAGGAGCTGGCGCGCCTGGAGACGGCCGACAACGGAAAGCCGCTGTTCGAGTCGTTGAAGGTGGACCTGCCCAGCATCGTCGAGAACTTCCGCTACTTCGCGGGACTCGCGGACAAGGTGCAGGGGGCCACCATCCCTGTGGCGGGGCCGTTCCTCAACTACACGCTACGCGAGCCCGTCGGCGTGGTGGGCATCATCGTGCCGTGGAACTTCCCGCTGTCGCTCGCGGCGTGGAAGGTGGCCCCGGCCCTGGCCTGCGGGAACACCGTGGTGCTGAAGCCGGCCGAGGAGACGCCGCTCACGGCGCTGCGCCTGGGCGAGCTGGCCCACGAGGCGGGCTTCCCTCCCGGCGTGCTGAACGTTTTGGCCGGAGACGGCGAGACGGCCGGAGCGGCGCTGGTCGCGCACCCGGACGTGGACGCCATCGCCTTCACCGGCTCCACCGAAGTGGGGCGGATCGTGATGCGCTCGGCGGCGGACACGCTCAAGAAGGTGTCGCTCGAGCTCGGCGGGAAGAGCCCCAACATCGTCTTCGCGGACGCGGATCTGAAAGCGGCCGTGCGCGGCGCCTCCACCGGCATCTACTACGGCAAGGGCGAGGTCTGCGCCGCCGGCTCCCGCATCCTCGTGCAAGCGTCGGTCTACGACGACTTCGTCGAGGCCTTCGCCGCCCGCGCCGCCTCGATGACCATCGGCGATCCGATGGACTCCAAGACCCGGGTGGGCGCGATCGTCAGCGAGCGGCAGCTCGAGCGCGTGCTGGGGTACGTGGAGGCCGGCAAGCGGGAAGGCGCGCGTCTGGTGTGCGGCGGAGAGCGCGCCACGGTCGACGGCCGGGGCAACTTCGTGACCGCGACCGCGTTCGCGGACGTCGATCCCGGGATGACCATCGCGCGCGAGGAGATCTTCGGCCCCGTGGCGTCCATCCTGCGCTTCGAGGACGTCGAGGACGCCGTGCGCATCGGCAACGAGACCATCTACGGCCTCGCGGCCGGCGTGTGGACCCGGGACGTGGGTAAAGCCCACCGCGTGGCCCGTGAGCTCCAGGCGGGCACCGTGTGGGTCAACACCTACAACCAGTACGACTCGGCCTCGCCCTTCGGGGGCTACAAGTCCAGCGGCTTCGGTCGCGATCTGGGCTATCAGTCCGCGCTGGAGAAGTACACGCAGACCAAGAGCGTCTGGGTGGCGGTGGACGGCTGA
- a CDS encoding 3-hydroxyacyl-CoA dehydrogenase family protein — translation MNIERVAVLGAGTMGHGIAQVAAQSGFTVVLNDVTAEAVDTGLARVRANLDKGVALGKVAADARDATLGRLSGSQRVADAVADADLVIEAIPERADLKRALFAEAVAAAPAGVLLATNTSSLSIAELADGVPDPGRFLGLHFFNPVHIMALVEVVHGPRTTPATTEAGVAFARALGKEPIVVKDSPGFASSRLGVILGLEAMRMVEEGVASAADIDKAMELGYRHPMGPLKLTDLVGLDVRLGIAEYLHGALGAEHFRPPALLRRMVEEGRLGKKSGQGFYDWKDGAR, via the coding sequence ATGAACATCGAGCGCGTGGCCGTGCTCGGAGCCGGCACGATGGGCCACGGCATCGCCCAGGTGGCCGCGCAGTCCGGCTTCACGGTGGTGCTGAACGACGTGACCGCCGAGGCGGTCGACACGGGTCTGGCGCGCGTACGCGCGAACCTGGACAAGGGCGTCGCGCTGGGGAAGGTGGCCGCGGACGCGCGCGACGCCACGCTCGGCCGCCTGTCGGGCTCGCAGCGCGTCGCGGACGCCGTCGCGGACGCCGACCTCGTCATCGAGGCCATCCCCGAGCGTGCGGACCTCAAGCGGGCGCTCTTCGCGGAGGCGGTCGCCGCGGCACCGGCCGGCGTGCTGCTGGCCACCAACACGTCCTCCCTGTCGATCGCGGAGCTGGCCGACGGCGTTCCCGATCCGGGTCGCTTCCTCGGGCTGCACTTCTTCAATCCCGTGCACATCATGGCGCTGGTGGAGGTCGTGCACGGCCCCCGCACCACGCCCGCGACCACGGAGGCCGGGGTGGCGTTCGCGCGCGCGCTCGGCAAGGAGCCCATCGTGGTCAAGGATTCGCCCGGCTTCGCCTCCTCGCGCCTGGGTGTGATCCTGGGCCTGGAGGCGATGCGCATGGTGGAGGAAGGCGTGGCCAGCGCCGCCGACATCGACAAGGCCATGGAGCTCGGCTACCGCCACCCCATGGGCCCGCTGAAGCTCACCGACCTGGTCGGGCTCGACGTGCGTCTGGGCATCGCGGAGTACCTGCACGGTGCGCTCGGTGCGGAGCACTTCCGCCCCCCGGCGCTGCTGCGCCGCATGGTGGAGGAAGGGCGGCTGGGCAAGAAGTCCGGCCAGGGCTTCTACGACTGGAAGGACGGAGCGCGATGA
- a CDS encoding carbonic anhydrase, with amino-acid sequence MRFLPDLFAANRAWSASRTDADPDFFTRLSRQQAPRYLWIGCSDSRVPANQIVGLDPGEVFVHRNVANLVPSGDVNLEAAVQYAIETLQVRDVIVCGHYGCGGVEAALRERPLHGPIDRWLEPLRAVRARHRAELEALPEDGTRWRRLCELNVLAQVEALAATPWVEQAWAQGRMLHLHGWIYDVRDGLLHDLHASRAGSADPPG; translated from the coding sequence GTGCGTTTCCTGCCCGACCTCTTCGCGGCCAACCGTGCCTGGTCCGCCAGCCGCACGGACGCCGATCCCGACTTCTTCACCCGTCTCTCCCGGCAGCAGGCGCCGCGCTATCTGTGGATCGGCTGCTCGGACAGCCGCGTGCCGGCCAACCAGATCGTGGGGCTGGATCCGGGCGAGGTGTTCGTGCACCGCAACGTGGCCAACCTGGTCCCGAGCGGAGACGTGAACCTGGAAGCCGCGGTCCAGTACGCCATCGAGACGCTCCAGGTGCGGGACGTCATCGTGTGCGGCCACTACGGGTGCGGCGGGGTGGAGGCGGCGCTGCGGGAACGCCCGCTGCACGGGCCGATCGATCGCTGGCTGGAGCCGCTCCGGGCCGTGCGGGCCCGACACCGGGCCGAGCTCGAGGCGCTGCCGGAGGACGGGACGCGCTGGCGACGCCTGTGCGAGCTCAACGTGCTCGCGCAGGTCGAGGCGCTGGCGGCCACGCCCTGGGTGGAGCAGGCGTGGGCCCAGGGCCGGATGCTCCACCTGCACGGGTGGATCTACGACGTGCGGGATGGCCTGCTGCACGACCTGCACGCCAGCCGGGCCGGCAGCGCGGACCCGCCGGGGTAG
- a CDS encoding TetR/AcrR family transcriptional regulator codes for MDARTRYDDKLAHILHRSAEVFAGKGFHQASMRDVSAATGVSLSGLYYYFRSKEELLLLIQTHAFETLLARLEEDLEAPLPPRDRLARVVSNHVRFFVDNMAQMKVLSHEADALPAASSAPVRALKRRYVALVGECLQALAPERGPEAIRLATFALFGQLNWIYTWYRPDRDPDGATLAEQLLTLFLQGFLGPDEVPTPERGGVSSAAFFHADARHQQD; via the coding sequence GTGGACGCCCGCACCCGCTACGACGACAAGCTGGCCCACATCCTCCACCGCTCGGCGGAGGTGTTCGCCGGGAAAGGGTTCCACCAGGCCTCCATGCGCGACGTCTCCGCCGCCACGGGCGTCAGCCTCTCCGGGCTCTACTACTACTTCCGGAGCAAGGAGGAGCTGCTCCTCCTCATCCAGACGCACGCCTTCGAGACGTTGCTGGCCCGACTGGAGGAGGACCTGGAGGCGCCGCTGCCCCCGCGGGACCGGCTGGCGCGGGTGGTCTCCAACCACGTCCGCTTCTTCGTCGACAACATGGCGCAGATGAAGGTGCTCTCCCACGAAGCGGACGCGCTGCCGGCGGCATCGAGCGCTCCGGTCCGCGCGCTCAAGCGCCGCTACGTGGCGCTCGTGGGCGAGTGCCTGCAGGCCCTGGCGCCCGAGCGGGGGCCCGAGGCGATCCGTCTCGCGACCTTCGCGTTGTTCGGCCAGCTCAACTGGATCTACACCTGGTATCGCCCCGACCGCGATCCCGACGGCGCCACGCTGGCGGAGCAGCTGCTCACGCTGTTCCTCCAGGGCTTCCTGGGCCCCGACGAGGTCCCGACGCCGGAACGCGGTGGGGTATCAAGCGCAGCTTTCTTCCACGCCGACGCTCGGCACCAACAGGACTGA